The DNA sequence CAGCAGGACCAATAGATCAGCGTTGACCATTCCCGCCACCAGCGCGGATAACCTATCGTTATCCCCGAAACATAATTCTTCGAAGACCACGGTATCATTTTCATTGATGATCGGAACAACTCCGAAGTTCAGCAGTTTTTCCAAGGTATTCTTGGCATTCCGGTAATGTTCAGCTTCAACCAAGTCGATCCGGGAAAGAAGGACCTGGGCACAGCTCATACTATATTTCTCAAAATAGTACGAATACCTTTCAATCAATATTCCCTGCCCAACAGCCGCTGTGGCCTGCTTGCCGACAATATCCTTCGGACGTTCCTTCAGCTTCATCTTGGCCATCCCGGCAGCAACAGCGCCAGAGGTAACCAGAATGCAGTCTGTTCCCTGCTTTCTCAGCTCAGCAATGACCCAGGCTAGTTGATCGATGACCGTTTCATTAATGCCGCCTTCCGCGAGGCTTAAGCTATTGCTGCCTATTTTTAAAACTGCCCTTTTCAGGGTATTCATTCAAACATACTCTCCTTCCATCTCTTCAGCCCGTTTAGCACAGGCCTCCATAGCCTGACCGACGATATCCGCCAGCCCGGCTTGCCGGAAGCTCTCCAGTGCCGCGTAGGTCGTTCCGTTCGGCGATGTAACAGCTTCTCTTAATTCCAGCGAAGTTTTGCCGCTCTCCGCAAGCATTTTCCCTGCGCCAACCATGGTCTCCGCGGCCAGAAATTCAGCTTCGTCTCTCGTCAGGCCAAGCTTTTCACCGGCCAGCGCCATCAGTTCCGTAAAGAAATAGAAATAGGCCGGGCCACTGCCGCTGACGGCAGTCAGCGCATTCATTTTACTGTCGTCAATCCACAGGAATTTTCCCAAAACAGCAAAGATCGTTTCAGCCATTTTTACCTGTCCGTCCGTGACACAGCGTCCTCTGGCCAACCCGGATACAGCCTGCAGAACCGCACTGGACGTGTTGGGCATGACCCTGATCACGGCAATGCCCGGAAGCGCCTGTTCGTAAACAGACAATCCTATTCCTGCTACTACCGTAATCATAAGCTTTCCTGTAAGATTGAACTGAGCGAGCTGGTCAAGAAGACCTTTGATATCTTTAGGCTTTACCGCCAGAAATATAACATCTGATCCCTGAATGGTTTCGGCAAAAGAAGCGCTTGTAACGGCATATGCTTTGGCCAGCGCTGCTGCTTTTTCCTGAAATACATCATAGGCCATGATCCTGAAATCTGTGTCCTGCTGAGATAACCCCTTAATCACGGACGAAGCCAGATTGCCTGTTCCAATAAATCCGATCGTTTGCATATTTACACGCCCCATTCTATCCTAAATTTCTTATTTTAATATTTTACCCATTTTTTCCTGTAAGTTTTTCCCTTGATATCTTCCAAATCATTTTGATTCATTAAAGAATACTTTCTGCAGAAAAAAATAAATACTTCTCTGTCCATCTAAGGACGAAAGAAGTATATCTTCCGCGGTACCACCTTAATTGCGAATACGCCGCTTCAAGCTCAGATAACGGTGAGATAGCCGTAGGATTATTCATTCTCACTTCACAACTGGGTTTCTGTTAACTATCAAGAGAACTTCCAGCTTTGTACACACGTGTACGCAGTTCCCCTCTCTGTATGACCCGTTAACATACTGGGTTGGTCATCAGCTTTAATTTTCCAATTCCTATTTATTCTAGCACAAAAAATACCCGGAAACAACTTGAATATTCAATGACAAATGTCCCAAAAAAACCGGCTGAATATTTGAAGGTCAGATAAACTTCAGAACTGATATTCGGATAAAACAAGCTGATTTAGAATAAACCAGCTACCCCGGCTGCCAGTACGAACGCGGCAAATATCATTCTGTAGATCGCAAAAATCCGCATCGGTTTTCTTTGTAAATACGAAATGAATTTCTGGATGACAATCACTGCAACCAGGAAGGATACAATGAAGCCGACAGCCAAAGACAAAATTTCCTGCGAAGTAAGTATAGCCAGACCGCCAATTTTAACAACCTTCAGCAGGCTCATCCCAATCATCACCGGAATCGCCAGGAAGAACGAAAATTCCGTGGCGGCCACAGTCGGCAGCCCGGCTACCCATCCGCCAATAATCGTCGATGCCGAACGGGACATTCCTGGAATAACGGCCAAACATTGAAATAAACCAATCATGACCGCCTGTCTTGGAGAAACATTCAAGTCCCGTCCGACCGGGGCATTCTTTCTAAGCCTATTCTCGGCGTAGATCATCAAGATTGCACCGAGGAAAAGCGTTATTGCCACAGGAATCGGGGAAAACAGGTATTTTTCCGCGGTATCGTCAAACAGAATCCCGATTGTAGCGCCCGGAATGCACGCCAGCACAATCATCAGCCAGAATTTCAGTCCGGATTCCTGGTAGCCGACTTTGGACGGGAAGAAATCCACCAGCGTCTGTTTGATCTTCTTCCAATAGAGTACAATGACCGCCAAAATCGCTCCAAGCTGAATGACATAGGTATACATTTCCACATAATGCGGATTGGTACCCTGAAAGTTGATTAAATTTTGAAAAATAATCAAATGGCCTGTCGATGAGACCGGCAGGAACTCCGTGATCCCTTCCACGATGCCTAAAATAATGGATTGAAGAATAAATTGAATTGTTGCCATACGGTCTCCTTATCTGTCATTTTGATCGATGTATTCCCTTTTTTCTTACCTGGTCTATTTTGGCACTTGTACAGGCTGTCTGTCAACCTTAGGTTATAAAACTCCTTTAACTCACCTTTTACAGCTTCTGAAAGATCATACCATCTAATTCCCTGTATTGCTCCTTCTAAAGCATATAACCTATTGATACATGCAGCGTCATCAATTTCTTCTATTCTCAGCCAAGCTTGCTTACTACCAGCTTCAAGCAATTGTTTAATTGTTCTTATGCCAACTTCATTTAATGTATCCTCTACCTATCAATTTGTGCAAATTAATCTGAACCATTTCCTACTATAATCATAAATAGTGGTATATGGAAACAGCCGGAACACAATCAAAGGTGTTCCAGCTGTTATTTCGTTACGGTCCGGAAATGCATATCCGATGGTGAAGCAGGCCAAAGCGACTCCCGGATAAAGGTGTTGGCATTTTACCACCTTTCATGAGTGGCGTACGTTTCAACCGTCGTCATATTCGTCTTGATAACAGGCGGCCACTCTTTAAGCCTTTCGACCATATTTTCTGCAAGCCGGCTCGCGTCTTTATTGCATTTTTCCTTTACCGCCGGATCAAGTCTGGCCAGTTGGCCGAGCGCTGTCAGCAGTTCGTAGAATG is a window from the Dehalobacter sp. DCA genome containing:
- the proC gene encoding pyrroline-5-carboxylate reductase, whose amino-acid sequence is MQTIGFIGTGNLASSVIKGLSQQDTDFRIMAYDVFQEKAAALAKAYAVTSASFAETIQGSDVIFLAVKPKDIKGLLDQLAQFNLTGKLMITVVAGIGLSVYEQALPGIAVIRVMPNTSSAVLQAVSGLARGRCVTDGQVKMAETIFAVLGKFLWIDDSKMNALTAVSGSGPAYFYFFTELMALAGEKLGLTRDEAEFLAAETMVGAGKMLAESGKTSLELREAVTSPNGTTYAALESFRQAGLADIVGQAMEACAKRAEEMEGEYV
- a CDS encoding undecaprenyl-diphosphate phosphatase — its product is MATIQFILQSIILGIVEGITEFLPVSSTGHLIIFQNLINFQGTNPHYVEMYTYVIQLGAILAVIVLYWKKIKQTLVDFFPSKVGYQESGLKFWLMIVLACIPGATIGILFDDTAEKYLFSPIPVAITLFLGAILMIYAENRLRKNAPVGRDLNVSPRQAVMIGLFQCLAVIPGMSRSASTIIGGWVAGLPTVAATEFSFFLAIPVMIGMSLLKVVKIGGLAILTSQEILSLAVGFIVSFLVAVIVIQKFISYLQRKPMRIFAIYRMIFAAFVLAAGVAGLF